Below is a genomic region from Chitinivibrionia bacterium.
TTTCTTCGATTTTTGAACAATTTAACCTCATAGGTCTTCAATCCATTCCTATTTGCCTTTTGGCTTCTATTTTCACGGGATTTATTGCGACTTGGCAAGTTAAGGCTCTCGCACAGGACTTTATCGGGCTTCAATATTTGGGAATGATAGTGCTTAAAGTTGTGACTTCCGAACTGGGACCCACCTTGGTAGGGCTTGTTTTGGCGGGAAGAATAGGCGCGAAAGTAGCCGCTGAAGTCGGAACAATGCGTGTAACAGAGCAGTTGGACGCACTCGTTTGCCTCTCGCTCGACCCGCTTAAATACGTAATTGCCCCTCGAATAATAGCGGCATTTCTAATGACTCCCGTTATGTTTGTTTTCGGTTCAATCGCCGCAATTGTCGCCTCGCAATTGATAGCCTCCGCCGTGTTTGATTTGCATCCCGGCACATTTTACAATTCAATGCGGCTTATGTTCAACATAAACGATATTTATATGGGGCTCGTGAAAAGCTTCATTTTCGGTGGAATTACGGGAATTACAGGTTGCTATTACGGATATTTCACCACGGGAGGCGCCGCGGGAGTGGGCGCTTCAACAAGAAACGCGGTAGTTTCAGCTTCGGTTATGATACTTGTCGCCAATCTACTTGTCAGCAAGGTTATGATGTAATGAAAATTCAAAAAACCGCCCCGCTTTTCATTGATTTATCGTTCTTGGAAAAGTTTGTTCTCAACACATTTTTCATTATAATTATGGGATACATATTTTTGACGGGGTTCTACAGAAATTTCTTGCTGATGAACGACTTACGTCAACTTGCAACCGTTGTACCGCTTATTTTAATTGTCCTGTTTTTTGTATCGCGCATAGTTTCTTTACACAACAAATCCGCACTTTTTAAAGAAAGCGACGGTCGTCTCCAAACTCCTGTCTGGAATTTTTACAAAGGCGGCAAAAGAATAAGTTTTGATTGCGGCGAGATTTCATCCGTAAAAAAGTCGTTTTGGGGACTTTATTCATCATTCGTTTTCACGATTGGAAATATAAAAATCCGCATTCCCGCAGAATTGCGAAACGTCGGCGAGCTTATTTCGGAATTATCCGGACATTTGCCGAAAGAGCAGGTCGCCGCCCTCGCCGAATTTCACAAAAACGCGCAATGTGTATCTTTTGAAATGGAAAAATCGTCTAAATTTTTGCGGATTTTTTGCTTTCTTATTCCACCGATTTCATTTTTTATCGTCCGAGTTGTTTGGGGAGTATTTTCGGAAGTTATAACATTTTTTTGGATATTTATTTCACTTATACTCCCGTTTTTCGGAACTATAATTCACTGGATTTTACTTAAAACCACCGTTTCAAATTTCGCTGTATTTTCGAGAGTTTCCGCGCTTTTTCCTATTTTCGGCGCGCTTTTATATATGACTGTCGGGATTGTTTATCGCCAATTTTATCTGTGGCTGGTTTTTAATTTTCGGACGTTGTGATTATCTCCCCGTATGCCCAAAACCACCTGCGCCGCGGGTGGTCTCCGATAAATCGTTTGCTTCTACGAAATTGCCGCATACGACTTTGGCAACTACCGCTTGCGCAACTCTTTCGCCGCGATTTATTGTGAACGGCTCGTTGCTTAAATTTATAAGCAGTACAAAAACTTCGCCTCTGTAATCTGCGTCTATTGTTCCGGGGGCGTTTAGCACGGTTATCCCAAACTTAGAAGCAAGTCCGCTTCGGGGGCGGATTTGAACTTCGTAGCCGATTGGTATTTCAAAAACCAAACCCGTCGGAACAAGAAGCCGCTGATTTGGCTCCAGAAGCATCGGCACCTGATTTGCGGCGCGAATATCCATTCCCGCGGAAAAAATTGTCATTCTTTGCGGCACGGACAATTCGGGGTTGTGCAAAAGACGTTTTACGGGAATAGGAATTGTGTTGCGAAAATACGAATAAAGCGTTTTCAGGCTCTTTGCAAAACCCGAATTACTCTTTCCGTTGAGTTTAAAAAACGGCATTCCTACCGATTTTGCGCCTTCGCCGTCGGTGTCGTTTCTGTCGCCGATCATCAAAATTTGCTGCATTTGCAAGTCCAGCATTTTGGCAACTTCGGTAAACGGTCGCGAATTTGGCTTAAGCGCGCCGAAATCTTCCGACGAGGCGCGAACGTCAAAGAGATTTTTGTCGAAACCGAGCGCTTCCAGACGTTCGTCAACAATTCCGTAATCCGACAAAACCGCCGTTTTTACGCCTATGCTTTTTAAGTATTTTACAAAACTAACGAATTGCAAGCGGTTTCTGTGCCAAGAAAGAGATTTTATGAACGCGGGATAAAAAACGTCGCGCTCAAAATTTTCGGGAACTCCCGCATTTTTCAAATCTTGGGCGATTGAAGAATGCAAATTTTCTTTTGTACCAAAGTCTATGCCCTGTTGCGCGTGTCGAGTTTTTAAGTATTTAAAAAAATGACGACTTTTCGGAAACGTGTTCAGAAACATCGAAAAGCGAACGCTCTTTTTCATAGCGTAAAGCGTGCCGTCCAAGTCAAAAATTACTCCGGAAAATGCCATTTTCTATCCTCTCTTTGCCAATTCGAGGCACGATTTGTAAATGCTTTCAAAAATTACGGGCAGTTCGTCGGTCGGCGTTGATGAAAACGCAATTCGCAAAAGTCCCTGCAACTGAATAAGTCCTATGGAATGTTTTTCGGCAAGCAGAATTCGCACGTTTTCGGAGTCTATGCCGTTTTTGGGTCTTACGCACATAAAATAGCCCGAATTAAACGGAAGCGCTTCAAAATAATTGGCGTAATCGAGGTTTGCCGCTAAAATTTCTTTTATTTTGTCGTAGCGTTTTTTGAG
It encodes:
- a CDS encoding ABC transporter permease, which codes for MDEEIIVGQEIKDIRTFDAFILSVGRFIVDGIAEFGQMMAFLRKSLFAKPKLSSIFEQFNLIGLQSIPICLLASIFTGFIATWQVKALAQDFIGLQYLGMIVLKVVTSELGPTLVGLVLAGRIGAKVAAEVGTMRVTEQLDALVCLSLDPLKYVIAPRIIAAFLMTPVMFVFGSIAAIVASQLIASAVFDLHPGTFYNSMRLMFNINDIYMGLVKSFIFGGITGITGCYYGYFTTGGAAGVGASTRNAVVSASVMILVANLLVSKVMM
- the dut gene encoding dUTP diphosphatase, with protein sequence MTIFSAGMDIRAANQVPMLLEPNQRLLVPTGLVFEIPIGYEVQIRPRSGLASKFGITVLNAPGTIDADYRGEVFVLLINLSNEPFTINRGERVAQAVVAKVVCGNFVEANDLSETTRGAGGFGHTGR